The following are from one region of the Halobacteriovorax vibrionivorans genome:
- a CDS encoding endonuclease I family protein has product MKMKLLFVTLLSFAATASYNPQQLKTLISKSYSNSDLKSNLKRMTSDGHYRNSYRTAREYLFGELHLKRDGGHGQYIRDVYCDEVYTNSTPNIGTIGRNRIPNHQVVNCEHTWPQSKFGGADQRYQVSDLHHLFPTQSRANSIRGNYNFGEVDSKNARLDDCQVSKFDNHTFEPPEFHKGNVARAMFYFSVRYGRSLNSHQERLFRQWHKQDPVDADERERNEKIERIQGNRNPFIDAPELVSEIQDF; this is encoded by the coding sequence ATGAAGATGAAACTACTCTTCGTAACCCTACTGTCGTTCGCTGCGACAGCAAGCTACAACCCTCAACAACTTAAAACCTTAATTTCAAAATCTTATTCAAATTCAGACTTAAAAAGTAATTTAAAAAGAATGACTTCAGATGGGCACTACAGAAACTCTTATCGTACGGCCCGTGAATACCTCTTTGGTGAACTTCACTTAAAAAGAGATGGAGGCCATGGACAATATATTCGCGATGTTTATTGCGATGAGGTCTACACGAACTCGACACCAAATATCGGAACAATTGGAAGAAATAGAATACCAAATCACCAAGTCGTAAATTGTGAGCATACATGGCCACAATCAAAGTTTGGAGGAGCTGATCAAAGATACCAAGTGTCTGACCTTCACCACCTCTTTCCTACTCAAAGTCGTGCAAATAGCATCAGAGGAAATTATAACTTTGGTGAAGTTGATAGTAAGAATGCAAGACTTGATGATTGTCAGGTATCAAAATTTGACAACCACACTTTTGAGCCACCAGAATTTCACAAAGGAAATGTCGCTCGTGCAATGTTCTACTTCTCAGTACGTTATGGCCGCAGCTTAAACTCTCATCAAGAAAGACTATTTCGCCAGTGGCATAAGCAGGACCCAGTAGATGCTGATGAAAGAGAAAGAAATGAAAAGATTGAGCGTATTCAAGGAAATAGAAATCCATTTATCGACGCTCCTGAACTTGTTTCAGAAATTCAAGACTTCTAA
- a CDS encoding phosphatase PAP2 family protein yields MLFIKSTFFKRVLILFFFLIYNPVSSRANECGWFLSDFTSPVCTDAKYIFWTGTTITAGLSLLKQIKGFDEIQRRAVAKNHLKGLGKFGGDIGYGYLNGTYILGNYLLGGARGAKKASHMLQATFYTVGTTVALKSMIHETRPGYPQEHDSFPSGHASASFAFASVVLAQDGVLWGSLAHLAAIFISFSRINDEWHYLHDVTAGMTIGMSYAWGIYFNNMDYGKPYWFTVLPTENLDGLSIGYALSF; encoded by the coding sequence TTGCTATTTATTAAGTCTACATTTTTTAAAAGAGTTCTAATTTTATTCTTTTTTCTTATCTATAATCCAGTCAGCTCTCGTGCGAATGAGTGTGGTTGGTTCCTATCTGATTTCACTTCACCTGTTTGTACTGATGCTAAGTATATCTTTTGGACCGGAACAACAATTACTGCTGGTCTTAGTCTACTTAAACAAATTAAAGGCTTTGATGAAATCCAAAGAAGAGCAGTTGCTAAGAATCACCTAAAAGGCTTAGGTAAGTTTGGCGGGGATATTGGCTATGGTTATCTAAATGGAACATATATCTTAGGCAACTACTTATTAGGTGGTGCTAGAGGCGCTAAAAAAGCTTCTCATATGCTTCAGGCCACTTTCTATACTGTAGGGACAACAGTAGCGTTAAAAAGTATGATTCATGAAACGAGACCTGGTTATCCTCAAGAGCATGACTCTTTTCCTTCTGGGCATGCTTCGGCGTCTTTTGCATTTGCTTCTGTCGTTTTAGCGCAGGATGGTGTTTTGTGGGGGAGTTTGGCCCATCTCGCTGCAATATTTATCTCTTTTAGTCGTATAAACGACGAGTGGCATTATCTTCATGATGTTACAGCTGGTATGACCATTGGGATGAGCTATGCATGGGGGATTTACTTCAATAATATGGATTATGGAAAACCATATTGGTTCACAGTACTTCCTACTGAGAATTTAGATGGCCTAAGCATAGGATATGCATTAAGTTTTTAG
- a CDS encoding host attachment protein encodes MNRSWVIVANKSSARVYERIKRKDLKLIESLENPTAKRSESEQVSDRRGSMSQSHSHGQQSFSPKTTAKEHNEISFAKEINDFLEKNRTRNKFDELEIVAAPSFLGILKKNLDKELGKQVTQYTNKDFGERSDREIKKLIAS; translated from the coding sequence ATGAATCGTTCATGGGTAATTGTCGCCAATAAATCTAGTGCTCGAGTTTATGAGCGTATTAAACGAAAAGATTTAAAACTAATAGAAAGTTTAGAAAATCCTACGGCCAAAAGAAGTGAGTCTGAACAGGTTTCTGATCGTCGAGGTTCAATGTCACAAAGTCATAGTCATGGACAACAATCATTTTCCCCAAAGACAACTGCTAAAGAGCATAATGAAATTAGCTTTGCAAAAGAGATCAATGATTTTCTTGAAAAGAATCGTACAAGAAATAAATTTGATGAACTTGAAATCGTAGCGGCACCTTCCTTTCTAGGTATTCTTAAAAAGAACTTAGATAAAGAGCTAGGCAAGCAAGTCACTCAATATACAAATAAGGACTTTGGTGAACGCTCTGATCGTGAAATCAAAAAGTTAATCGCTTCTTAG
- a CDS encoding GNAT family N-acetyltransferase, whose amino-acid sequence MSDYEYREYTKNTDEVFEIVSKVNGYIFSLPYSIEKMRDKTRHCKKFLAQFFFDGDEPIAFKIGYDREDYFYSWIGGVSSIYRGQKLATKLMERQHEWVREQGFQKLRTHTDDRFPEMISLNLKFGFYIFEKRIKDDGIEQIIMEKEI is encoded by the coding sequence ATGTCAGATTATGAGTACCGAGAATATACAAAGAATACCGATGAAGTTTTTGAAATCGTTTCAAAGGTTAATGGCTATATCTTTAGTCTTCCATATAGTATAGAAAAAATGCGAGATAAAACTCGCCATTGTAAGAAGTTTCTAGCGCAGTTCTTCTTTGATGGTGATGAGCCTATTGCCTTTAAAATCGGTTATGATCGCGAGGATTATTTCTATAGTTGGATTGGTGGTGTTTCATCAATTTATCGTGGACAAAAGTTAGCAACTAAGCTGATGGAAAGACAACACGAATGGGTTAGAGAGCAGGGATTCCAAAAATTACGTACTCATACAGATGATCGTTTTCCTGAAATGATAAGTCTTAATTTAAAATTTGGTTTCTATATTTTTGAAAAGCGTATTAAAGATGATGGTATCGAGCAAATCATCATGGAAAAGGAAATATAA
- a CDS encoding GFA family protein, whose product MSNKNAGSCLCGKIKFDLEGSFESFFLCHCKYCQKDTGSAHAANLFTTNSKLSWLSGEDLVKTFNLPQTRHVKSFCTNCGSAVPSIQNNGDLIVVPAGSLDVPVSIKPNAHLFIGSKANWEDELDELPSFEGLPR is encoded by the coding sequence ATGAGTAACAAGAATGCAGGGTCTTGCTTATGTGGAAAGATTAAATTTGACCTTGAAGGAAGTTTTGAAAGCTTCTTTCTTTGTCATTGTAAGTATTGTCAAAAAGATACAGGATCTGCTCATGCGGCAAACCTCTTTACGACAAATTCAAAGCTAAGTTGGTTATCTGGAGAAGACCTCGTTAAGACATTTAATTTACCTCAAACAAGACACGTTAAAAGTTTTTGTACTAATTGTGGTTCAGCTGTTCCTAGCATTCAAAATAATGGTGACTTGATTGTAGTACCTGCAGGTAGTTTGGACGTTCCTGTTAGTATAAAACCTAATGCTCATTTGTTTATTGGAAGTAAAGCGAATTGGGAAGATGAGTTAGATGAACTACCTTCATTTGAAGGGCTGCCTAGGTAG
- a CDS encoding DEAD/DEAH box helicase, with translation MTDNIPFEDFNLSAGLLESIKKCGFTTASAIQELTIDPILEGKDILALAETGSGKTASFAIPIIEHIIHDDLVKVDDVHYVVLSPTRELAQQTAKVFNDLGNDSGIKTICVIGGESLAKQKEQINKGVHIIIATPGRLVDLLKQKAVLIDRTYGIVFDEADRLFDMGFQKDIEYTLAQMPDDRQLIMVSATTNMAVLNTAYKFNSTPIELKLNEDNMVVDHIDHKLAMVNENEKMGLLVNLIRNHEDAYALVFCNTKFQTHLVAEWLIAMDFKAKAISGGLSQSKRTKLIKDFRSKDTTILVCTDVAARGLDIKDVNLVINYDLPQDAANYVHRIGRTGRAGSEGEAISFCSFDDCEYLDPIQEFIGDKIPKFEVGPDDISKQLSKKPFIDRKTYKVVDRTTGKPLTQEEKDKRKKPVRKNAQNNSKKRTQERVKKTPVNEQSTTKPVKKIEKRPNTPKFTIQADSQESAKKAALEFFKIKYDSQLSLDESTPGRKKFFLFGKRLTKFTYSLRPTYKKIVMPFLIDVIKKANLKLFAKFSFNGKNIKIFFSGKDEKMLTRDNNELLQALEHLTRLHLYNSVEVPREVRLNFKCKGIKNQEDYLIKMVERETAKVLDTREPVTLKALNSSDRRLVHQHLDKHKEVKTVSIGEGRMKKIQITLV, from the coding sequence ATGACAGATAATATACCATTTGAAGACTTTAATTTAAGCGCAGGCCTCCTTGAATCCATTAAAAAATGTGGTTTTACAACAGCAAGCGCCATCCAAGAACTTACAATTGATCCAATCTTAGAAGGTAAAGACATACTTGCCCTTGCTGAAACAGGCTCTGGAAAGACTGCGTCATTTGCCATTCCTATCATCGAACACATCATTCACGATGACCTCGTGAAAGTTGATGATGTTCACTATGTTGTCCTATCTCCCACAAGAGAACTAGCGCAGCAAACTGCAAAGGTCTTTAACGATCTCGGTAATGACTCTGGAATTAAAACGATTTGCGTTATTGGTGGTGAAAGCCTCGCAAAGCAAAAAGAGCAAATAAATAAGGGTGTGCATATCATTATTGCAACTCCTGGCCGCTTAGTGGACCTACTTAAGCAAAAGGCCGTCCTCATTGATCGCACATACGGAATCGTATTTGATGAAGCTGACCGTTTATTTGATATGGGCTTCCAAAAAGATATCGAATACACTCTTGCTCAAATGCCAGATGACAGGCAATTAATCATGGTATCGGCCACGACTAATATGGCAGTTTTAAATACGGCCTATAAATTTAACTCAACGCCGATTGAGCTTAAGTTAAATGAAGATAATATGGTTGTTGATCACATTGATCACAAGCTAGCGATGGTTAACGAAAATGAAAAGATGGGCCTTCTCGTAAACCTCATCCGAAACCACGAAGACGCATATGCACTTGTCTTTTGTAACACAAAGTTTCAAACACACTTAGTTGCTGAGTGGCTAATCGCAATGGATTTCAAAGCAAAGGCAATCTCAGGTGGACTTTCTCAAAGTAAGAGAACAAAGCTAATCAAAGATTTTAGATCAAAAGACACGACGATCCTTGTTTGTACAGATGTTGCAGCACGAGGGCTTGATATTAAAGATGTTAACCTTGTTATCAATTACGATCTTCCTCAAGATGCTGCTAACTATGTTCACCGAATCGGTCGTACAGGGCGTGCAGGTTCAGAAGGTGAAGCAATAAGCTTTTGCTCTTTTGATGACTGTGAATACCTAGACCCAATTCAAGAATTTATTGGCGATAAAATTCCAAAATTTGAAGTTGGACCAGATGATATTTCTAAGCAGCTTTCAAAGAAGCCATTCATTGATCGTAAAACTTACAAAGTTGTCGATAGAACGACTGGCAAGCCTCTAACTCAAGAGGAAAAAGATAAGCGAAAGAAACCTGTACGCAAGAACGCCCAAAATAATTCAAAGAAGAGAACTCAAGAGAGAGTGAAGAAAACGCCTGTAAATGAGCAATCGACAACAAAACCAGTTAAGAAAATAGAAAAGAGACCAAATACACCAAAGTTTACGATTCAAGCAGACTCTCAAGAAAGTGCAAAAAAAGCCGCTCTTGAATTCTTTAAGATAAAATATGATTCTCAACTAAGCCTTGATGAATCGACACCTGGACGTAAGAAGTTTTTCTTATTTGGAAAAAGGCTTACAAAGTTCACTTATAGTCTTAGACCAACGTATAAGAAGATCGTGATGCCTTTCTTAATTGATGTCATAAAGAAGGCAAACTTAAAATTATTTGCAAAGTTCTCATTCAATGGAAAGAATATTAAAATCTTCTTTTCAGGAAAAGATGAGAAGATGTTAACACGTGATAATAATGAGCTACTCCAAGCTCTTGAACACCTGACAAGACTACACCTCTACAACAGTGTTGAAGTCCCAAGAGAAGTCAGACTAAACTTCAAGTGTAAGGGTATTAAGAATCAAGAAGACTATCTTATTAAGATGGTTGAGCGCGAGACAGCTAAAGTGCTAGACACTCGTGAGCCAGTCACACTTAAAGCATTAAACTCTTCAGATCGCAGGCTTGTTCATCAACACCTTGATAAGCACAAAGAAGTTAAAACAGTCTCGATCGGTGAAGGCCGAATGAAGAAGATTCAAATAACACTAGTGTAA
- a CDS encoding tRNA-binding protein, protein MHLDFNPNSEPAAEINFNQFLDVDMRIGEVVEVEDFPEARKPSFKLKIDFGDGVGIKKSSAQITVHYSKDELLGKKVLAVVNFPPRQIGKFMSEVLVMGFSDKNNDIVLFDLDKDVPNGARLH, encoded by the coding sequence GTGCACCTTGATTTTAATCCAAATAGTGAGCCAGCTGCTGAAATTAATTTTAATCAATTTCTTGATGTTGATATGAGAATTGGAGAGGTCGTTGAAGTTGAAGACTTTCCGGAAGCTAGAAAACCAAGCTTTAAGCTTAAAATAGACTTTGGTGATGGTGTAGGTATAAAGAAATCAAGTGCGCAAATCACTGTACATTATTCAAAAGATGAGTTGCTCGGTAAAAAAGTATTGGCCGTAGTAAATTTCCCTCCAAGGCAAATAGGCAAGTTTATGTCGGAAGTTCTTGTTATGGGATTTTCAGACAAAAACAATGATATTGTTCTTTTCGATTTAGATAAAGACGTTCCAAATGGTGCTAGACTTCATTAA
- a CDS encoding alpha/beta hydrolase, translating to MNEKFLSIDKIILTVNETTVNALLFRPPQTKLKNTGYAIFTHGYTSHKISIFSWAQKLCDDGVPTLIFDQPGHFTGSFHDVNSFEDFKNDAPELFKEAITKLTQAYPNQEKKLLVGGHSLGALTSILAVQNNYFEGFDIHHVGVGFGVPPEGVTHVFDTPFYQATVRARAELVSTHLGPDTIFPWIKDQKHNLTLSGHKIHLISGEDDVVVGKEGMENFAKILEELGNTVTMEKPKKLGHHLPDMAGSFIKKYAKKIDLI from the coding sequence ATGAATGAAAAATTTTTAAGTATCGATAAAATTATTTTAACAGTAAATGAGACTACGGTTAACGCCCTACTCTTTAGACCACCACAAACTAAGCTAAAAAATACTGGTTACGCTATTTTTACTCATGGATATACTTCTCACAAGATAAGTATTTTTTCATGGGCACAGAAGCTTTGTGACGATGGAGTCCCAACTTTAATCTTTGACCAACCGGGTCACTTTACTGGATCTTTTCACGATGTGAACTCATTTGAAGACTTTAAAAATGACGCACCGGAACTTTTTAAAGAAGCAATTACAAAATTAACTCAAGCCTATCCAAATCAAGAAAAGAAACTTCTAGTTGGTGGCCACTCACTCGGAGCTCTTACATCTATTCTAGCAGTTCAAAATAACTACTTTGAAGGCTTTGACATTCATCATGTTGGTGTTGGCTTTGGTGTTCCACCAGAAGGTGTCACACATGTATTTGATACGCCTTTTTATCAGGCCACAGTAAGAGCAAGAGCAGAGCTTGTCTCAACCCACCTTGGCCCAGATACAATCTTTCCTTGGATCAAGGATCAAAAACACAATTTAACCTTATCAGGTCACAAAATTCACCTCATCTCAGGTGAAGATGATGTGGTTGTAGGTAAAGAGGGAATGGAGAATTTTGCAAAGATCTTAGAAGAACTTGGCAATACAGTGACAATGGAGAAGCCTAAGAAGCTTGGCCATCACCTACCAGATATGGCCGGAAGTTTTATAAAGAAATATGCAAAGAAAATTGATCTAATCTAG
- the queG gene encoding tRNA epoxyqueuosine(34) reductase QueG, which yields MIKRDDIQNILNGQGLKVWGVVSESKPKSLDRFKKWVSDGLYGALGYLADERAIKREDLKNYYPDIKSTLVIAFDYSHIARSAKKFYESSESNGLKIANYVVGFKGRDYHYEVRDKLQAIGEELQKLDPNLEFKFSLDTQPILERDFAYQSGLGWYGKNSMLINRHIGSYFIIGSLLLNKEVEAPNDKFETDHCGQCTRCADACPTDAIDLEKRTIVADKCISTFTIEHFKDIQAPEGFDKARGEFFGCDICQDVCPWNKRLERKLESDSEAFKESGRQFIDFFLTRPVDEIINDLEAMSNREYRRQFKGTPLERTGRVGMLKNLRYYLD from the coding sequence ATGATTAAAAGAGATGATATCCAAAATATCCTAAATGGCCAAGGCCTTAAAGTATGGGGTGTCGTCTCTGAATCAAAACCAAAGTCTCTTGATCGATTCAAAAAGTGGGTAAGTGATGGGCTCTATGGTGCCCTTGGCTATCTTGCGGATGAACGTGCTATAAAAAGAGAAGATCTTAAAAATTACTATCCTGATATTAAGTCAACATTAGTTATCGCTTTTGATTACTCTCATATCGCTCGTAGTGCTAAGAAGTTCTATGAAAGTAGCGAGAGCAATGGGCTAAAAATCGCCAATTACGTTGTTGGATTTAAAGGTCGTGATTATCATTATGAGGTGAGAGATAAATTACAGGCCATAGGGGAAGAGTTACAAAAGCTTGACCCGAATCTTGAATTTAAGTTCTCTCTTGATACCCAACCAATTCTTGAGCGTGACTTTGCTTATCAGTCAGGGCTTGGTTGGTATGGAAAGAATTCCATGCTTATTAATCGTCATATTGGAAGCTACTTCATAATCGGCTCACTCTTACTTAATAAAGAAGTGGAGGCCCCAAATGATAAATTTGAAACGGATCACTGTGGCCAGTGCACACGTTGTGCGGATGCTTGTCCTACAGATGCTATTGATTTAGAGAAGCGAACAATTGTTGCAGATAAGTGTATATCAACTTTTACCATCGAACATTTTAAAGATATTCAAGCACCTGAAGGCTTTGATAAGGCCCGCGGAGAATTCTTTGGTTGTGATATTTGCCAGGATGTTTGTCCTTGGAATAAGAGGCTTGAGAGAAAGCTAGAAAGCGACTCTGAAGCGTTTAAAGAAAGTGGAAGGCAATTTATCGACTTCTTTTTAACAAGGCCTGTGGATGAGATTATTAATGATCTTGAGGCCATGAGTAATCGTGAGTATCGACGTCAATTCAAAGGCACTCCTCTTGAGCGCACTGGACGTGTTGGGATGCTAAAAAACCTTCGCTATTATCTAGATTAG
- the pyk gene encoding pyruvate kinase: MGMGRVRRAKIVATLGPSSNTVEMIEKLIKAGINVARVNMSHGTHEAHAQLISNIRQASKNLGREIAILIDLQGPKIRTDKLPNGLQLEKGQTWVIGPSSKQEDYPEYKDCYIPTIYEKLVDDCHDGARILFDDGKLIAKATTRDRDVYKIEVIVGGELKSNKGINLPDCEVSAPAFTEKDEADLMFALKHNIDYIALSFVRKKEDIQTVKALLHKLKVRVPIVSKIEKPQALDNIEEILDITDVIMVARGDMGVEVGNHLVPSIQKELIQKCNDRMIPVITATQMLESMTDAPTPTRAEASDVANAIWDGTDAVMLSGESASGMYPVETVTMMSNIIYEAEKTPKERPLLRNIDLSSVNSSVMVAASMIAEKVEAKRILAVTEGGNSCRKVSMFRPQTPVAGVTHNLRTARRICLYWGVYPYLVEEEVQDTGSYVKYIVNHAKEKMGLFNGDKIVVTLGDGKIFSKGYSNSVKVEIIKQAKHHEESGEEPFDIAEDKKKRILLDHNICSTCQNCVSICPHEIWQADKKTKLTKLNKDNIKHCTLDYECIRVCPTGAIEIIEKS, from the coding sequence ATGGGAATGGGCAGAGTCCGTCGTGCGAAGATTGTTGCGACTTTAGGTCCTTCATCAAACACTGTTGAGATGATTGAAAAACTCATCAAAGCAGGGATCAATGTTGCTCGTGTAAATATGAGCCATGGTACTCATGAGGCACATGCACAGCTTATCTCAAATATACGTCAGGCTTCTAAGAACCTTGGACGTGAAATTGCGATTCTAATCGACCTTCAAGGTCCAAAAATCCGTACAGATAAATTACCAAATGGCCTTCAATTAGAAAAAGGCCAAACATGGGTAATAGGTCCTTCGTCTAAGCAAGAAGATTATCCTGAGTATAAAGATTGCTATATTCCTACGATATACGAAAAGCTTGTTGATGATTGTCATGATGGTGCAAGAATCCTCTTTGATGATGGAAAGTTAATAGCAAAAGCGACAACGCGTGATCGTGATGTTTATAAAATCGAAGTTATTGTAGGAGGCGAGCTTAAGTCTAATAAAGGAATTAATCTTCCTGACTGTGAAGTTTCTGCTCCTGCATTTACTGAAAAAGATGAAGCAGATTTAATGTTTGCTCTAAAACATAATATCGATTACATCGCACTTTCTTTTGTTCGTAAAAAAGAAGATATTCAAACAGTGAAGGCCTTACTTCATAAGCTAAAAGTAAGAGTTCCTATTGTTTCTAAGATAGAAAAACCACAGGCCCTAGATAATATCGAAGAAATTCTTGATATTACAGATGTCATTATGGTTGCTCGTGGTGATATGGGGGTTGAAGTAGGTAACCACCTTGTTCCTTCAATTCAAAAAGAGCTTATTCAAAAGTGTAATGATCGTATGATTCCTGTTATTACTGCGACACAAATGCTTGAGAGTATGACAGATGCACCAACACCAACTAGAGCAGAAGCAAGTGATGTTGCCAACGCTATTTGGGACGGTACAGACGCTGTTATGTTATCTGGTGAGTCGGCTTCTGGTATGTATCCAGTTGAAACAGTTACTATGATGAGTAATATTATTTATGAAGCAGAGAAGACTCCAAAGGAGAGACCTCTTCTTAGAAATATTGACCTTTCTTCTGTTAATTCATCAGTAATGGTTGCAGCATCAATGATTGCTGAAAAAGTCGAAGCAAAGAGAATTCTTGCAGTAACTGAAGGTGGTAATTCTTGTCGTAAGGTCTCGATGTTTAGACCACAAACACCAGTTGCAGGTGTGACTCATAATCTTCGTACCGCTCGTCGTATTTGTTTATACTGGGGTGTTTATCCATATCTTGTAGAAGAAGAAGTACAAGATACAGGCTCTTACGTTAAGTATATTGTGAATCATGCAAAAGAGAAGATGGGGCTTTTTAACGGAGATAAGATCGTTGTTACCTTAGGTGATGGAAAGATCTTCTCTAAAGGTTATTCTAACTCGGTGAAAGTTGAAATAATCAAACAAGCAAAGCATCATGAAGAATCTGGTGAAGAACCTTTTGATATAGCAGAAGATAAAAAAAAAAGAATTTTACTAGATCATAATATCTGCTCAACTTGTCAAAACTGTGTTTCAATTTGTCCGCATGAGATTTGGCAAGCTGATAAGAAAACAAAGCTTACAAAACTTAATAAAGACAATATTAAGCACTGTACTCTTGATTATGAATGTATCAGAGTGTGTCCAACAGGTGCTATCGAAATTATTGAAAAGTCATGA
- a CDS encoding coiled-coil domain-containing protein: MSQSREDFNRKREEQRQNYDRQLDELKETQEYRLNKQRKAYDNSIQKLEETQDRFREISTEDTKKKIEEQQKDYLSKLNTNKRDFERERKDIRDDFNNRFKNIREAYDAKGKNDVATMGNRLSTNQRRFENTIDKMEGHFNEKIKDVYANARDTAHDHELATKNDRRRLIGRFEDEIRQSNKAHGSERAKLYEEFNDDVTNLRKTHKQREASLKSYQDERIEDLRDQKDKQLAENQKSFKASIDDINIRNSRKRKLEQRDNKQAATDLQNQHARSLDRARREMNQKLSGGNREDIFNDKLDQTKRGYETRIKNIRDQIEDDRFNADIQERRRTQSTKEVLRNQKQKASNYIAALEKDMAEFKSDKLSEINVEVNNDIEELHDSYKRKLMAKDVNAYNEQEHAKKINEKQRNQFSETIQKINNRNSEAISQMQEDFSDESKEFIQETRFKHAKEMKEVKESFLENKEKLTKSMTQKIEQLEEQNQKLISSYEGKLSRLKKANAKEIERIKTTNHLQAEHLKEQTRNAIALKDRENQNHLAEVRGDFDKRLSQVKQRADIQVKRMVDYYEDMLARERDESQRKYMSKVTELENQYNTLYENSKLERRNLINQYENRIEEVRAANAMALEERSKEISSGMFSEQQASRKA, encoded by the coding sequence TTGTCACAGAGCAGAGAGGATTTTAATCGTAAGCGCGAAGAGCAGCGCCAAAATTATGATCGTCAGTTAGATGAGTTAAAAGAAACTCAAGAATATCGTCTTAATAAGCAAAGAAAGGCTTATGATAATTCAATTCAGAAGCTAGAAGAAACTCAAGATCGTTTCAGAGAAATCTCAACGGAAGATACTAAAAAGAAAATTGAAGAGCAGCAAAAAGATTACCTAAGTAAACTAAATACAAATAAGCGCGACTTTGAAAGAGAGCGCAAAGATATACGTGATGATTTTAATAATCGCTTTAAAAATATCCGTGAAGCATATGACGCCAAAGGTAAGAATGATGTGGCCACGATGGGAAATCGACTCTCAACGAATCAAAGACGTTTTGAAAATACTATCGATAAAATGGAAGGACATTTTAACGAAAAGATCAAAGATGTTTATGCTAATGCCCGCGATACAGCTCATGATCATGAATTAGCAACAAAGAATGATCGTCGTCGTTTGATTGGAAGATTTGAAGATGAGATCAGACAATCAAATAAGGCCCATGGTAGTGAAAGAGCAAAACTGTACGAAGAATTTAATGATGATGTAACAAATCTACGTAAAACTCATAAACAAAGAGAAGCATCTCTTAAATCATATCAAGATGAAAGAATAGAGGATTTGCGAGATCAAAAAGATAAACAACTTGCTGAAAATCAAAAGAGCTTTAAGGCCTCTATTGATGATATCAATATTCGTAACTCAAGAAAGAGAAAACTTGAACAACGTGATAATAAGCAAGCAGCAACAGATCTTCAAAATCAACATGCGCGTTCTCTAGATAGAGCACGTCGTGAAATGAACCAAAAACTTTCAGGTGGTAATCGCGAAGATATCTTCAATGATAAATTAGATCAAACAAAGCGTGGTTACGAAACTCGTATTAAGAATATTCGCGATCAAATTGAAGACGATCGATTTAATGCAGATATTCAAGAACGTCGTCGTACCCAGTCAACAAAAGAAGTTTTAAGAAATCAAAAACAAAAAGCATCAAATTATATCGCAGCTCTTGAAAAGGATATGGCCGAATTTAAGAGTGATAAGCTAAGTGAAATCAATGTTGAAGTTAATAATGACATTGAAGAGCTTCATGATAGTTATAAGAGAAAGCTTATGGCAAAAGATGTCAATGCTTACAACGAACAAGAACACGCTAAAAAGATAAATGAAAAACAAAGAAATCAATTTAGTGAAACGATTCAAAAGATCAATAATAGAAACTCTGAGGCAATTTCTCAAATGCAAGAAGACTTCTCTGATGAGTCAAAAGAATTTATTCAAGAGACCCGTTTCAAGCATGCAAAAGAGATGAAAGAAGTTAAAGAAAGCTTCCTGGAAAATAAAGAGAAGCTTACTAAGTCTATGACGCAAAAAATCGAACAACTAGAAGAACAAAACCAAAAGTTAATTTCTTCTTATGAAGGTAAGTTAAGTCGTCTTAAGAAAGCTAATGCTAAAGAGATTGAGCGTATAAAAACGACAAACCATTTACAAGCAGAGCATTTGAAAGAACAGACTAGAAATGCTATTGCTCTTAAGGATAGAGAAAATCAAAATCATCTAGCAGAAGTTAGAGGTGACTTTGATAAACGTTTATCTCAAGTTAAACAAAGAGCAGACATTCAAGTAAAAAGAATGGTAGATTACTATGAAGATATGCTTGCACGTGAACGTGATGAGTCTCAAAGAAAGTATATGAGTAAAGTGACAGAACTTGAAAATCAATATAATACTTTATATGAGAACTCTAAGCTTGAAAGAAGAAACCTTATTAATCAATATGAAAACCGTATTGAAGAGGTACGCGCTGCAAATGCAATGGCCTTAGAAGAAAGATCTAAGGAGATTAGCTCGGGAATGTTCTCAGAACAGCAAGCAAGTCGAAAAGCTTAA